From a single Herbiconiux sp. SALV-R1 genomic region:
- a CDS encoding glycosyltransferase, whose protein sequence is MHARVTAVLVSSNGAEHLPRTLEAIAAQTRAPDALVVVDCASTDATATLLANAHPTRFISASSRLNFGTAVSHALGVAPPPENENEWLWLLAHDSAPEPDALAALLAAVEVNPSVAAAGPKQVEWDDAAYISEFGETITALGASVPLVETELDQAQHDTMSDVLGMGAAGLLVRHTVWNQVGGFDPALPTADNALDFSIRVRLAGHRVIAVPAAKVATDGDGFSGPGRSSRGSARRKRQTARRAAQLHRRLVYAPAFAVLFHWLSLVPLAVVRSLFQLVRKQPGAIGGEFAAAFKTAFGSRIGEARSRFKASRTVGWKAIAPLRMPGDEIRRRRSLQREIALTYLRGDRDRIQFIASGGVATVLIVALVGFVVFLPVFGAAAITGGGALPLADSVGGLWSQIGTGFRDVGLGFVGAADPFAAVLAVLGSLTFWSPSFAVVCLYLVALPLAALAAWLCAARLTDRPVLRALAAVLWVIAPPFLGALDAGMIAPIIAHLLLPWLMLAGLAARKSWSASAMASILAAAVLSVAPSLWPALTVIWLIATVASRRDVARLIGIPIPALVLFGPLAWDQVQRGTPLALLADPGVPVWRDPVQVLDLLIGLPTAGLGRWEAIAAGFGIDSSLVLVVLLVLAAPLVVIALAALFLPGSYRAVVPVVIAVLGFATAVASTQLALTTSGSEAVTIWAGSGLSLFWLGLVGAAVIGLSSLPRFSGVPAVVAAVAVAVIVAPTGLGVLLGTSDITAGSGRQLPAYVTAEASTTPRVGTLLLAPQSDGGLGAEVVHGAGPVLVEQSTLATTADLSDGAAEGDEGAELSELVGNLASISGADVADRLTALGIEFVLLSPAAPAQAGAAADDVSGRAANALNSNAQFTFVGDTSVGELWQVAGDGEVAALPAPVPTNTGTPYGVLVLVVQGFVFLVALLLALPAGRLQTQGTRAVSATAHVAAANSVEERLAEEKTHEYDDEVPVGEEPEALETVEERDLAPDGSVAAHHGGPHAPSGDAVTAGAASGLAVDAGAIALPAATADRDDREPSAVSPVEPGERVKTTTPAERDEHLADAAELNEADARDGDAPRVTVTDLPAAEPAAEAAPESDSAPAPLAEADDDPDVDDEQSLPPVHASAHVNALSQEAFAPEEPSEHPVPQATSDAASIEQLTPGDDDAAPAEQPVPTEQPAPAGLPAFPVFPQEPAEPTEPAEPTVPDDYDPNDETVVSVRDAIERERHEQDAEWHRSGDTPAPTDHEERDHDGR, encoded by the coding sequence ATGCACGCTCGAGTCACTGCCGTCCTCGTCTCCTCGAACGGAGCCGAACACCTTCCGCGAACCCTGGAAGCCATCGCGGCGCAGACCCGAGCACCCGATGCGCTGGTCGTCGTCGACTGCGCCTCCACCGACGCGACGGCGACTCTGCTGGCGAACGCGCATCCCACCCGCTTCATCTCCGCCTCGAGCCGCCTGAACTTCGGCACCGCCGTGAGCCACGCCCTCGGTGTGGCACCGCCCCCCGAGAACGAGAACGAGTGGCTCTGGCTGCTCGCCCACGACAGCGCCCCCGAGCCCGACGCCCTCGCCGCGCTGCTCGCCGCCGTCGAGGTGAACCCCTCCGTCGCCGCCGCGGGTCCGAAGCAGGTGGAGTGGGACGACGCCGCCTACATCAGCGAGTTCGGCGAGACGATCACCGCGCTCGGGGCCAGCGTTCCGCTCGTCGAGACCGAGCTCGACCAGGCGCAGCACGACACCATGAGCGACGTGCTCGGCATGGGTGCGGCCGGCCTCCTGGTGCGGCACACCGTCTGGAACCAGGTCGGCGGCTTCGACCCGGCGCTGCCCACGGCCGACAACGCCCTCGACTTCTCCATCAGGGTGCGGCTCGCGGGGCACCGCGTCATCGCCGTGCCCGCCGCGAAGGTCGCCACCGACGGCGACGGCTTCTCGGGCCCCGGGCGCTCCTCGCGCGGGTCGGCGAGACGCAAGCGGCAGACCGCCCGGCGCGCGGCCCAGCTGCACCGCAGGCTCGTCTACGCCCCCGCCTTCGCGGTGCTGTTCCACTGGCTCTCGCTGGTGCCGCTCGCCGTCGTGCGGTCGCTCTTCCAACTGGTGCGCAAGCAGCCGGGCGCCATCGGCGGCGAGTTCGCCGCCGCCTTCAAGACCGCGTTCGGCTCCCGCATCGGCGAAGCCCGCTCGCGCTTCAAAGCCTCCCGCACCGTGGGCTGGAAGGCCATCGCACCGCTGCGCATGCCGGGAGACGAGATCAGGCGCCGGCGCTCGCTGCAGCGGGAGATCGCGCTCACCTACCTCCGCGGCGATCGCGACCGCATCCAGTTCATCGCCAGTGGCGGTGTGGCGACGGTGCTCATCGTCGCGCTGGTCGGCTTCGTCGTCTTCCTGCCGGTGTTCGGCGCCGCGGCCATCACGGGCGGCGGGGCGCTCCCGCTCGCCGACAGCGTGGGCGGGCTGTGGTCGCAGATCGGCACCGGATTCCGCGACGTGGGCCTCGGCTTCGTCGGCGCCGCCGACCCGTTCGCCGCCGTGCTCGCGGTGCTCGGCTCCCTCACCTTCTGGTCGCCGTCGTTCGCGGTGGTGTGCCTGTACCTCGTGGCCCTGCCGCTCGCCGCGCTCGCCGCGTGGCTGTGCGCCGCCCGGCTCACCGACCGCCCGGTGCTGCGCGCGCTGGCCGCCGTGCTCTGGGTGATCGCGCCGCCGTTCCTCGGCGCCCTCGACGCCGGCATGATCGCACCCATCATCGCGCACCTGCTGCTGCCGTGGCTCATGCTCGCCGGTCTCGCCGCCCGCAAGTCGTGGTCGGCGTCGGCGATGGCCTCCATCCTCGCGGCGGCCGTGCTCTCCGTGGCGCCCTCGCTCTGGCCCGCGCTCACCGTCATCTGGCTCATCGCCACCGTCGCCAGCCGCCGCGACGTCGCCCGGCTGATCGGCATCCCCATCCCGGCCCTCGTGCTGTTCGGCCCGCTCGCCTGGGACCAGGTGCAGCGCGGCACCCCCCTCGCCCTGCTCGCCGACCCCGGTGTTCCGGTGTGGCGCGACCCGGTGCAGGTGCTCGACCTGCTCATCGGGCTGCCGACCGCGGGCCTCGGCCGGTGGGAGGCCATCGCCGCCGGGTTCGGCATCGACTCCTCGCTCGTGCTCGTCGTGCTGCTCGTGCTCGCGGCCCCGCTCGTGGTGATCGCCCTGGCCGCGCTGTTCCTCCCCGGTTCCTACCGCGCCGTCGTCCCCGTCGTCATCGCGGTGCTCGGCTTCGCCACCGCCGTCGCCTCCACGCAGCTCGCGCTCACCACCTCGGGCTCCGAGGCCGTGACCATCTGGGCGGGCTCGGGGCTCAGCCTGTTCTGGCTCGGGCTCGTCGGCGCCGCCGTCATCGGCCTGTCGTCGCTGCCGCGCTTCTCGGGCGTGCCCGCCGTGGTCGCGGCCGTGGCCGTGGCCGTGATCGTGGCGCCCACGGGTCTGGGCGTGCTGCTCGGCACCTCCGACATCACCGCGGGCAGCGGGCGGCAGCTGCCCGCTTACGTCACGGCCGAGGCCTCGACCACGCCCCGGGTCGGCACCCTGCTGCTCGCCCCGCAGTCCGACGGCGGTCTCGGCGCCGAGGTCGTGCACGGCGCAGGACCGGTGCTCGTCGAGCAGTCGACGCTCGCCACCACCGCCGACCTCTCCGACGGGGCGGCCGAGGGCGACGAGGGCGCCGAGCTCTCGGAGCTCGTGGGCAACCTCGCCTCCATCTCGGGCGCCGACGTCGCCGACCGCCTCACCGCGCTCGGCATCGAGTTCGTGCTGCTCAGCCCCGCCGCGCCCGCGCAGGCCGGTGCCGCGGCCGACGACGTGAGCGGTCGCGCCGCCAACGCCCTCAACAGCAACGCGCAGTTCACCTTCGTCGGCGACACCTCGGTGGGCGAGCTGTGGCAGGTCGCCGGTGACGGCGAGGTCGCCGCACTGCCCGCCCCCGTGCCCACCAACACCGGCACCCCGTACGGCGTGCTCGTGCTCGTGGTGCAGGGCTTCGTCTTCCTCGTCGCGCTGCTGCTCGCCCTCCCGGCCGGCCGGCTGCAGACGCAGGGCACCCGCGCGGTGAGCGCCACGGCCCACGTCGCCGCCGCGAACTCCGTCGAGGAACGCCTCGCCGAGGAGAAGACCCACGAGTACGACGACGAGGTGCCGGTGGGCGAGGAGCCCGAAGCCCTCGAGACCGTCGAGGAGCGCGACCTGGCACCCGACGGCTCCGTCGCCGCCCACCACGGCGGACCGCACGCTCCCTCGGGCGACGCGGTGACCGCGGGTGCGGCATCGGGCCTTGCCGTCGACGCCGGCGCGATCGCCCTCCCCGCCGCCACAGCCGACCGCGACGACCGCGAGCCCTCCGCCGTGAGCCCGGTCGAGCCTGGAGAACGCGTCAAAACGACAACCCCCGCCGAGCGTGACGAGCACCTCGCTGATGCCGCCGAGCTGAACGAGGCGGATGCGCGTGACGGAGACGCACCCCGCGTCACGGTCACCGACCTGCCGGCCGCCGAGCCCGCCGCCGAAGCTGCGCCCGAATCCGATTCCGCCCCCGCTCCGCTCGCCGAGGCAGACGACGACCCGGACGTCGACGACGAGCAATCCCTCCCGCCCGTGCACGCCTCCGCTCATGTCAACGCTCTCTCTCAGGAAGCGTTCGCTCCTGAGGAGCCCTCCGAGCATCCGGTTCCTCAGGCCACCAGTGACGCGGCGTCCATCGAGCAGCTGACCCCCGGCGACGACGACGCCGCCCCCGCCGAGCAGCCCGTACCCACCGAGCAGCCCGCGCCGGCCGGGCTCCCGGCGTTCCCCGTCTTCCCGCAGGAACCCGCGGAGCCCACGGAACCGGCCGAGCCGACGGTGCCCGACGACTACGACCCCAACGACGAGACCGTGGTGAGCGTGCGCGACGCCATCGAGCGCGAGCGTCACGAGCAAGACGCGGAGTGGCACCGCTCCGGCGACACCCCCGCCCCGACCGACCACGAGGAGCGTGACCACGATGGCCGCTAA
- a CDS encoding WhiB family transcriptional regulator: protein MAMSEYRSGVPDDWYVDPINLGVPGVRQNVGDENPLAWQADSLCAQTDPEAFFPEKGGSTRDAKRICTSCEVKAQCLDYALENDERFGIWGGLSERERRKLRKRAG from the coding sequence ATGGCCATGTCAGAGTATCGCTCGGGTGTTCCCGACGACTGGTACGTCGACCCCATCAACCTCGGCGTACCCGGTGTCAGGCAGAACGTCGGCGACGAGAATCCGCTCGCCTGGCAGGCCGATTCGCTGTGCGCCCAGACCGACCCCGAGGCCTTCTTCCCGGAGAAGGGCGGCTCGACCCGCGACGCGAAGCGCATCTGCACCTCGTGCGAGGTGAAGGCGCAGTGCCTCGACTACGCGCTCGAGAACGACGAGCGCTTCGGCATCTGGGGCGGGCTCTCCGAGCGCGAGCGCCGCAAGCTCCGCAAGCGCGCGGGCTGA
- a CDS encoding GlxA family transcriptional regulator yields the protein MLKKVVLLALPGVAPFEFGVVCEAFGIDRSAHGGPVFDFTIAAAEPGPVPTSLGYDMMISGSLAAAADADLIAVPAHDIDADVDPAIARVIRDAVDRGAWVLSVCSGAFTLAKTGVLAGRSATTHWMHAERLAREFPDVDVDPDVLFVEDGRIITSAGTAAGIDACLHLIRTELGASAANVVARRMVVPPQRAGGQSQYIATPVPVSRSDSFAEVTEWMLTHLDEELTVDELARKALMSSRTFARRFKADLGATPGAWLNRQRLLRAQQLLEESDLPLDAVAAESGFGTAAVMRHHFAKTLSTTPAAYRRTFSVRASA from the coding sequence ATGCTCAAGAAAGTCGTGCTGCTCGCCCTGCCCGGTGTCGCCCCGTTCGAGTTCGGCGTGGTGTGCGAGGCCTTCGGCATCGACCGCAGCGCGCACGGCGGCCCGGTGTTCGACTTCACCATCGCCGCGGCGGAGCCCGGCCCTGTCCCCACCAGCCTCGGCTACGACATGATGATCTCCGGCAGCCTGGCCGCCGCCGCCGACGCCGACCTCATCGCCGTCCCCGCCCACGACATCGACGCCGACGTCGACCCGGCGATCGCCCGGGTCATCCGCGACGCGGTCGACCGCGGCGCCTGGGTGCTGAGCGTCTGCAGCGGCGCCTTCACCCTCGCCAAGACGGGGGTGCTCGCCGGCCGCAGCGCGACGACGCACTGGATGCACGCCGAACGGCTCGCCCGCGAGTTCCCCGACGTCGACGTCGACCCCGACGTGCTCTTCGTCGAAGACGGGCGCATCATCACCAGCGCGGGAACGGCGGCCGGCATCGACGCGTGCCTGCACCTCATCCGCACCGAGCTCGGCGCCTCGGCGGCGAACGTCGTCGCCCGGCGCATGGTGGTGCCGCCGCAACGCGCGGGCGGCCAGTCGCAGTACATCGCCACCCCGGTGCCGGTCTCGCGCAGCGACTCGTTCGCCGAGGTGACCGAGTGGATGCTCACCCACCTCGACGAGGAGCTGACGGTCGACGAACTGGCCCGCAAGGCGCTCATGTCGTCGCGCACCTTCGCCCGGCGCTTCAAGGCCGATCTGGGGGCGACGCCCGGCGCCTGGCTCAACCGCCAGCGGCTGCTCCGCGCGCAGCAGCTGCTCGAGGAGAGCGATCTGCCGCTCGACGCCGTCGCCGCCGAGAGCGGTTTCGGCACCGCGGCGGTGATGCGGCACCACTTCGCCAAGACGCTCAGCACGACGCCGGCGGCCTACCGCCGCACGTTCTCGGTGCGCGCCTCGGCCTGA
- the manA gene encoding mannose-6-phosphate isomerase, class I produces MFVPIANTPRPYAWGSVTDIPELLGTPVTGEPQAELWLGAHPGSPSRILDPQLTGGAHDLAEWIAADPTRVVGRDGSLPFLLKILAAAAPLSLQAHPTLERAREGFRRENEQGVPLDAPNRNYKDPLHKPELVVALSDRYEALCGFRPLEEVREIVDLLVRIDNAQTAPRWELYGPIVHLLEDSVTLTETDAEVLRSVVAWLLDGGEAVEALVGHLVRTAEKALHPAHAHLTDPYTPSLETVVRLNEEYPGDPGVVISLLLNRVTLKKGEALFLPAGNIHAYLSGLGVELMSASDNVLRGGLTPKYIDVPELLEVLDFDPLPVPFLEASSPEPGLQLFTPSVPDFVLARIEPGVAADAPATVDYTPLGAAIAICLSGSVTLSGASGSHTLVRGDSVFITPDEGALSAAGTGTVFLAAPGAPAHELP; encoded by the coding sequence ATGTTCGTACCGATTGCCAACACGCCCCGCCCCTACGCCTGGGGTTCGGTCACCGACATCCCCGAGCTCCTCGGCACCCCGGTCACCGGTGAGCCGCAGGCCGAGCTCTGGCTGGGCGCGCATCCGGGAAGCCCGAGCCGCATCCTCGACCCGCAGCTCACGGGCGGTGCGCACGACCTCGCCGAGTGGATCGCCGCCGACCCCACCCGGGTCGTCGGGCGCGACGGCTCGCTGCCGTTCCTGCTCAAGATCCTCGCCGCCGCGGCCCCGCTGTCGCTGCAGGCGCATCCGACTCTCGAGCGCGCCCGCGAGGGCTTCCGCCGAGAGAACGAGCAGGGCGTCCCGCTCGACGCCCCGAACCGCAACTACAAAGACCCGCTGCACAAGCCCGAGCTGGTGGTGGCGCTGAGCGACCGCTACGAGGCGCTCTGCGGCTTCCGTCCGCTCGAGGAGGTGCGCGAGATCGTCGACCTGCTGGTGCGCATCGACAACGCGCAGACCGCACCGCGCTGGGAGCTCTACGGCCCCATCGTGCACCTGCTCGAGGACTCCGTGACGCTCACCGAGACCGACGCCGAGGTGCTGCGCTCCGTCGTGGCGTGGCTGCTCGACGGGGGAGAGGCGGTGGAGGCCCTGGTCGGCCACCTCGTGCGCACCGCCGAGAAGGCGCTGCACCCCGCCCACGCCCACCTCACCGACCCGTACACTCCGTCTCTCGAGACCGTGGTGCGGCTGAACGAGGAGTACCCGGGCGACCCGGGCGTCGTCATCTCGCTGCTGCTCAACAGGGTGACCCTGAAGAAGGGTGAGGCGCTGTTCCTCCCGGCGGGCAACATCCACGCCTACCTCTCGGGGCTCGGCGTCGAGCTCATGTCGGCCTCCGACAACGTTCTGCGCGGCGGTCTCACCCCTAAGTACATCGACGTGCCCGAGCTGCTCGAGGTGCTCGACTTCGACCCGCTGCCCGTGCCCTTCCTCGAGGCGAGCTCGCCCGAGCCGGGCCTGCAGCTGTTCACCCCGTCGGTGCCCGACTTCGTGCTCGCCCGTATCGAGCCCGGCGTCGCAGCGGATGCGCCCGCCACGGTCGACTACACGCCCCTGGGGGCGGCCATCGCCATCTGCCTCTCCGGCTCGGTCACTCTCTCCGGCGCCTCGGGCTCGCACACCCTGGTGCGCGGCGACTCGGTGTTCATCACCCCCGACGAGGGTGCGCTGTCGGCCGCGGGAACGGGAACCGTGTTCCTCGCGGCGCCCGGCGCCCCGGCGCACGAGCTGCCCTAG
- a CDS encoding acyl-CoA dehydrogenase family protein → MTFEPLVSDFYDYASLLTGEEQAALARLRDYLETEVKPVVNEHWEKATMPEGIMKGLAGTGAFSFAWEETTPFENSAVFRGFVALELARVDASVATLVGVQNGLAMGSISVAGSAEQRAEWLPKMAAGEVVGAFGLTEPQSGSDSAQGLRTVATRDGDEWVLNGSKRWIGNATFSDITVIWAKDSEDGQVKGFIVPTSTPGYTATKIEGKQSLRIVQNADITLENVRVPESLRLQNANSFRDTAKVLRLTRAEVAWAAVGNSIGAYEAALRYAKERVQFGKPIASHQLIQDLLVKSMGNITASLGMVVRVSQMLDDGTQKDDHSALAKAFTTARMRETVSWSREVLGGNGIVLDYDVARHFADAEALYSYEGTREMNTLIVGRSLTGFAAFV, encoded by the coding sequence ATGACCTTCGAGCCCCTCGTCAGCGACTTCTACGACTACGCATCCCTCCTCACCGGCGAGGAGCAGGCGGCTCTCGCCCGCCTGCGCGACTACCTCGAGACCGAGGTGAAGCCGGTCGTGAACGAGCACTGGGAGAAGGCGACGATGCCCGAGGGCATCATGAAGGGCCTCGCCGGCACGGGCGCCTTCTCGTTCGCCTGGGAGGAGACCACGCCGTTCGAGAACTCGGCGGTCTTCCGCGGCTTCGTGGCCCTCGAGCTCGCCCGTGTGGACGCCTCGGTCGCCACCCTGGTCGGCGTGCAGAACGGCCTCGCCATGGGCTCGATCAGCGTGGCAGGCTCGGCCGAGCAGCGCGCCGAGTGGCTGCCGAAGATGGCGGCCGGCGAGGTCGTCGGCGCCTTCGGCCTCACCGAGCCGCAGTCGGGCTCCGACAGCGCGCAGGGGCTGCGCACCGTGGCGACCCGCGACGGGGACGAGTGGGTGCTGAACGGGTCCAAGCGCTGGATCGGCAACGCCACCTTCAGCGACATCACCGTCATCTGGGCCAAGGACAGCGAAGACGGGCAGGTGAAGGGCTTCATCGTCCCCACCTCCACCCCGGGCTACACCGCCACGAAGATCGAGGGCAAGCAGAGCCTGCGCATCGTGCAGAACGCCGACATCACCCTCGAGAACGTGCGGGTGCCCGAGAGCCTCCGGCTGCAGAACGCGAACTCCTTCCGCGACACCGCCAAGGTGCTGCGCCTCACCCGCGCCGAGGTCGCCTGGGCAGCCGTCGGCAACTCGATCGGCGCCTACGAGGCGGCCCTCCGCTACGCGAAGGAGCGGGTGCAGTTCGGCAAGCCGATCGCGAGCCACCAGCTCATCCAAGACCTGCTGGTGAAGTCGATGGGCAACATCACCGCGAGCCTCGGCATGGTGGTGCGGGTGTCGCAGATGCTCGACGACGGCACCCAGAAAGACGACCACTCCGCGCTCGCCAAGGCCTTCACCACGGCACGGATGCGCGAGACCGTGTCGTGGAGCCGCGAAGTGCTGGGCGGCAACGGCATCGTGCTCGACTACGACGTCGCCCGTCACTTCGCCGACGCCGAGGCCCTCTACTCCTACGAGGGCACGCGCGAGATGAACACGCTCATCGTGGGCAGGAGCCTGACGGGATTCGCCGCGTTCGTCTGA
- a CDS encoding O-antigen ligase: MRYPTDAAARWLAVLVFFTVFAGEFWRDLIGWWGYLAVVLAITATVAVMMTRRRLWKRLRPSKLPRTLVLFGALAVLSLAWSFYPGATVLGILAQAATTLAALFLAVALSWPQVIAAASRALTLILGLSIVFELIVAVFVRQPVLPFFTDYSGQKVPAAFYWSQADLFHGGPIQGIVGNRNILAFLALLALITVGVQLAQGLVRTRPAVAWLVTAVVVLALTRSATAIAAAVIVAAMLGVLVLARRAGPGRRLWLMGGVAVVTVLALVGVSAFWSSLLKLFGKSDDLTGRVDIWNSVAELAAQRPAFGWGWVSYWVPWAEPFDGLAVRNGVTYLQAHDAWLDVWLQLGVVGLVLFIALVVGTSYRAWWLAVDHPLDSVGRPLPRVALTLAPALILTALVAQSFVESRMLVEGGWVLLIAIAVKTKLENSDVALELGAADAGDVAGTAPTTRAAAPR; encoded by the coding sequence ATGCGCTACCCCACCGACGCCGCCGCGCGATGGCTCGCCGTGCTCGTGTTCTTCACGGTCTTCGCCGGCGAGTTCTGGCGCGACCTCATCGGCTGGTGGGGCTACCTGGCCGTCGTGCTCGCCATCACGGCGACCGTCGCCGTGATGATGACCCGACGCAGGCTGTGGAAGCGCCTGCGGCCCTCGAAGCTGCCGCGCACCCTCGTGCTGTTCGGCGCGCTCGCGGTGCTCTCGCTCGCCTGGTCGTTCTACCCGGGGGCGACGGTGCTCGGCATCCTCGCCCAGGCGGCCACGACGCTGGCCGCCCTGTTCCTCGCCGTGGCGCTCAGCTGGCCGCAGGTGATCGCCGCCGCCTCGCGGGCCCTCACGCTCATCCTGGGTCTGTCGATCGTGTTCGAGCTCATCGTCGCCGTGTTCGTGCGCCAGCCCGTGCTGCCGTTCTTCACCGACTACTCGGGGCAGAAGGTGCCGGCGGCGTTCTACTGGTCGCAGGCCGACCTGTTCCACGGCGGGCCCATCCAGGGCATCGTGGGCAACCGCAACATCCTCGCCTTCCTGGCCCTGCTCGCCCTCATCACGGTGGGGGTGCAGCTGGCGCAGGGGCTCGTGCGCACCCGGCCCGCCGTCGCATGGCTCGTGACCGCCGTCGTCGTGCTCGCGCTCACGCGCTCGGCCACGGCCATCGCGGCCGCCGTCATCGTCGCGGCGATGCTCGGAGTGCTCGTGCTCGCCCGGCGCGCGGGGCCGGGCCGGCGGCTCTGGCTGATGGGCGGCGTCGCCGTGGTGACCGTGCTCGCCCTCGTCGGGGTGAGCGCGTTCTGGAGCTCGCTGCTGAAGCTGTTCGGCAAGTCGGACGACCTCACCGGCCGCGTCGACATCTGGAACTCCGTCGCCGAGCTCGCCGCCCAGCGGCCCGCGTTCGGCTGGGGCTGGGTGAGTTACTGGGTGCCCTGGGCGGAGCCGTTCGACGGGCTTGCCGTGCGCAACGGGGTGACCTATCTGCAGGCGCACGACGCCTGGCTCGACGTGTGGCTGCAGCTCGGTGTCGTGGGGCTCGTGCTCTTCATCGCCCTCGTGGTGGGCACCTCGTACCGCGCCTGGTGGCTGGCGGTCGATCATCCGCTCGACTCCGTCGGCCGGCCGCTCCCCCGCGTCGCGCTCACGCTCGCGCCGGCGCTCATCCTCACCGCGCTGGTGGCGCAGAGCTTCGTCGAGAGCCGGATGCTCGTGGAGGGCGGCTGGGTGCTGCTCATCGCGATCGCCGTGAAGACGAAGCTCGAGAACTCCGACGTCGCGCTCGAGCTCGGCGCCGCCGACGCGGGTGACGTCGCGGGCACCGCACCGACCACCCGGGCAGCCGCCCCCCGATGA
- a CDS encoding O-antigen ligase — protein MSAAPRQQHPVLAGVLVFFGATRFAKALTTAIVATAFLSFLLRSTLGWPGLVAIVCALVAFATLSFAGRWKQLDWHGLLPISLLIFLAWCTLTIFWSSYVPSSLNGIAYLLAYAFLGVYVAVVRDLIQIVRAVGDVLRVVLTLSLVLEVLSGVLLDVPLRFIGITGALASGGPIQGVLGTRNMVGFVALLALVTFAVELATRSVRRGVAVYSIVIAAGAAVLSGSPVTAGVALVTAVAAGVLLLLRRAAPETRRTWHVALVAVAVAAALLAFVLRGRILDLLSTRREFTYRLEIWRELGRLIDLNPIEGWGWVGYWRSNVSPFFALDVVGGRAHTSALNAFLDVYFQAGLIGFAVFTVFALLAFGRAWVVAASRKSIVFLWTALVLVVLLATSTAESIVLVEYGWLLLVICSVKAARDLSWRRRLRPADEPPPAPRHESLEAP, from the coding sequence ATGAGCGCGGCTCCGCGGCAGCAACATCCCGTTCTGGCGGGGGTGCTCGTCTTCTTCGGCGCCACCCGGTTCGCCAAAGCGCTCACCACCGCGATCGTTGCGACGGCGTTCCTGTCGTTCCTCCTCCGCTCGACGCTCGGCTGGCCGGGCCTCGTCGCCATCGTCTGCGCCCTCGTCGCGTTCGCGACACTGTCGTTCGCCGGGCGATGGAAGCAGCTCGACTGGCACGGGCTGCTGCCGATCTCGCTGCTGATCTTCCTGGCCTGGTGCACGCTCACCATCTTCTGGAGCTCGTACGTTCCGTCGAGCCTCAACGGCATCGCGTACCTGCTCGCCTACGCCTTCCTCGGCGTGTACGTCGCGGTGGTGCGCGACCTCATCCAGATCGTGCGGGCCGTGGGCGACGTGCTGCGCGTGGTGCTCACGCTCTCGCTCGTGCTCGAGGTGCTCTCGGGGGTGCTGCTCGACGTTCCGCTCCGCTTCATCGGCATCACAGGGGCCCTGGCGTCGGGCGGGCCCATCCAGGGGGTGCTCGGCACCCGCAACATGGTCGGGTTCGTGGCGCTCCTCGCCCTGGTCACCTTCGCGGTGGAGCTCGCCACGCGCTCGGTGCGTCGGGGCGTCGCCGTCTACAGCATCGTCATCGCCGCCGGCGCCGCGGTGCTCTCGGGGTCGCCCGTCACCGCCGGGGTCGCGCTGGTGACCGCCGTCGCGGCCGGCGTGCTGCTGCTGCTCAGGCGGGCCGCGCCCGAGACCAGGCGCACCTGGCACGTGGCGCTCGTGGCGGTGGCCGTGGCGGCGGCGCTCCTCGCCTTCGTGCTGCGCGGGCGCATCCTCGACCTCCTGTCGACAAGGCGCGAGTTCACCTACCGGCTCGAGATCTGGCGGGAGCTCGGGCGGCTGATCGACCTCAACCCCATCGAGGGCTGGGGCTGGGTGGGGTACTGGAGGTCGAACGTGTCGCCGTTCTTCGCGCTCGACGTGGTGGGCGGGCGGGCCCACACCTCGGCGCTCAACGCCTTCCTCGACGTGTACTTCCAGGCCGGGCTCATCGGCTTCGCCGTCTTCACCGTGTTCGCGCTGCTCGCCTTCGGGAGGGCCTGGGTGGTGGCGGCGTCGCGCAAGAGCATCGTCTTCCTCTGGACGGCGCTCGTGCTCGTGGTGCTCCTGGCCACCTCCACGGCGGAGAGCATCGTGCTGGTGGAGTACGGCTGGCTGCTGCTCGTCATCTGTTCGGTGAAGGCGGCACGGGACCTGAGCTGGCGCCGCCGGCTCCGCCCCGCCGACGAACCGCCGCCCGCGCCGCGGCACGAGAGCTTGGAGGCCCCGTGA